From one Henningerozyma blattae CBS 6284 chromosome 1, complete genome genomic stretch:
- the SIL1 gene encoding Sil1p (similar to Saccharomyces cerevisiae SIL1 (YOL031C); ancestral locus Anc_7.98), which yields MKNILCILPLLALVCNADKIEVKPQPTEEDPQTSLYIGDSLICNSVGCYPKVFEPSDDWKVVKPAQQLPAGLDIRINLDTGLKEAKLGDKKTRTTVETTSVENAIETLIESSIENSIESTITTETLQSVSTENIETNTLDTVTATLISVDKGNIDESSETLESTSSESTASITTKESTPASASALETTSLETTSLETTSLETTSLETTSLETTSLETASLESTTSTTIAGFVASESTLDSTVSTSVTSTLESTIAETIASISTLESASSPSVETANSVAPDSASSTALEETTSLTSVESASSVTLGDSSSSVLETASSVTLESTISSTVETASFSSSEPPVSSTDSSLSITDASTEYEFSQQFNQIRQLLKQNSIDDYNKAETLLDDLIEYSHDYKYGFSIITHEFVLLKDTMLNPSYPVSLREVTSRIIIGCLRNNPPVIEYIITNYPTFKDEIFQWFQGLKIQNKVKIISSQDILIKRYMSILDELLPIDYDFSDKDLQSFSFTYDLLDNKNTKLKMLELVSNLFSNEVELRNHADITISQKWCNEYSTFIQDSTIDELHLRKFFRSLSTIKKVYGSQLNLNSSFTKWLSKQADTRNKRLNNGLKERDLEQDSFDKLFVESRHVLFGNPFAQRVKQQQLQETEPQDRFEDEF from the coding sequence ATGAAGAACATACTCTGCATTTTACCCTTATTGGCACTCGTTTGCAATGCTGATAAGATTGAAGTAAAACCACAACCCACTGAAGAAGACCCTCAAACGTCTCTTTATATTGGTGATTCATTGATTTGTAACAGTGTGGGCTGTTATCCAAAAGTGTTTGAGCCTTCTGACGATTGGAAAGTGGTCAAACCGGCTCAACAGCTACCTGCAGGTTTagatattagaattaatttgGATACTGGCTTAAAAGAGGCAAAGCTGGGTGATAAGAAGACTAGGACTACTGTTGAGACCACCTCGGTTGAAAATGCTATTGAAACTTTAATTGAAagttcaattgaaaattcaattgaatctACAATTACAACTGAAACGTTACAGTCAGTTTCCACTGAGAATATTGAAACTAATACACTCGATACTGTGACTGCTACGTTAATTTCAGTTGACAAAGGAAATATTGATGAGTCATCAGAAACTTTGGAATCAACGAGTTCAGAATCTACTGCGTCCATTACTACTAAAGAATCTACACCTGCATCTGCATCTGCATTAGAAACTACAAGCTTAGAAACTACAAGCTTAGAAACTACAAGCTTAGAAACTACAAGCTTGGAAACTACAAGCTTAGAAACTACAAGCTTAGAAACTGCAAGCTTGGAATCTACTACATCAACAACTATTGCAGGATTTGTTGCATCTGAATCCACATTGGATTCAACGGTTTCTACATCCGTCACATCGACTCTAGAATCGACAATCGCCGAAACAATTGCATCTATATCCACTTTAGAGTCTGCCAGTTCACCTTCTGTAGAAACTGCTAACTCAGTTGCTCCTGATTCTGCTAGTTCAACTGCTTTAGAAGAAACTACTAGTTTAACTTCTGTAGAATCTGCTAGTTCTGTTACTTTAGGAGATTCCAGCTCATCTGTCTTAGAAACTGCCAGCTCTGTTACTTTAGAATCTACTATTTCCTCTACTGTAGAAACTGCCAGCTTTTCCTCATCAGAACCCCCCGTTTCATCAACTGATTCATCTCTTTCCATAACAGATGCTTCTACTGAATACGAATTCTCTCAACAATTCAATCAAATTAgacaattattaaaacaaaactCCATAGATGATTACAATAAAGCTGAAACTCTTCttgatgatttaattgaatattctcatgattataaatatggattttcaataattacTCATgaatttgttttattaaaagatacaATGTTAAATCCATCTTACCCAGTCTCATTAAGAGAAGTCACTTCTCGTATAATCATTGGTTGTTTAAGAAATAATCCACCTGTcattgaatatattattactaattATCCAActtttaaagatgaaattttcCAATGGTTTCAAGGtttgaaaattcaaaataaggtcaaaattatttcatctcaagatattttaattaaaagatatatgTCAATTctagatgaattattaccaaTTGACTATGATTTCTCTGATAAGGATCTACAATCCTTTAGTTTCACTTACgatttattagataataaaaatactaaattgaaaatgttGGAACTTGTCtccaatttattttcaaatgaagTAGAATTAAGAAACCATGCTGATATTACAATTTCTCAAAAATGGTGCAATGAATATTCAACTTTTATTCAAGATTCAacaattgatgaattacATTTACgtaaattttttagaaGTTTATCAACCattaaaaaagtttatGGTTCACaattaaatctaaattcatcatttacTAAATGGCTTTCTAAACAGGCGGATACtagaaataaaagattaaataatgGATTAAAGGAAAGAGATTTGGAACAAGATTCTTTCGACAAATTATTTGTAGAAAGTAGACACGTATTATTCGGCAACCCATTTGCTCAAAGAGttaaacaacaacaattacaaGAGACTGAGCCACAAGACCGATTCGAAGACGAATTTTAA
- the NTG2 gene encoding bifunctional N-glycosylase/AP lyase NTG2 (similar to Saccharomyces cerevisiae NTG1 (YAL015C) and NTG2 (YOL043C); ancestral locus Anc_7.89), translating to MFPIRFINILQNFKIQKRSRTKMVTTRKRRYPHVEVKLEEPSEGAEEVLSHYFTKKVKNEKDDNELDKLLTIQDYSNVDTDWVKTLNSKEYFEYIDKMTIDSKTIWETPLDPKLFDRTNNPKLPDNFLPIYSRIRLMRSKLKTPVDVMGSAALPITVGGKCGLGKEVIKPINYRLQLLVGVMLSAQTKDEVTAQAMLNITRYCIDELHNPAGITLETLLEIDQNVLDELIHSVGFHTRKAKFIKETAKELQERFDSDIPTDIDGLLSLPGVGPKMGYLALHKAWGKLDGICVDVHVHRLSKLFNWVDPKKSKTPEHTRKALQEWLPRSLWYEINTVLVGFGQVICMSKGRRCDICLANTVCNAVDKKLVAKGFNSRLVNVDESFKAKRGDFSQWLQYLQNEAQNSTDLRGTFNNRGKTQNLPDDDSVELPIKVKEEIEHSIVKDELF from the coding sequence ATGTTTCCGattagatttattaacattcttcaaaatttcaaGATTCAAAAAAGAAGTAGAACTAAGATGGTCACTACgagaaaaagaagatatCCTCATGTTGAAgttaaattagaagaacCTTCTGAGGGTGCTGAAGAAGTTTTATCTCattattttacaaaaaaggtaaaaaaTGAGAAGGATGATAATGAACTTGATAAATTACTAACTATCCAAGATTATTCAAATGTCGATACAGATTGGGTAAAGACTCTAAACTCTAAAGAGTACTTCGAATACATTGATAAGATGACTATAGATTCTAAAACCATTTGGGAAACTCCTTTAGATCCAAAACTTTTTGATAGGACAAATAATCCGAAATTGccagataattttttaccaaTTTATTCAAGAATCAGACTAATGAGAtcaaaattgaaaacaCCTGTAGATGTCATGGGTTCAGCAGCCCTTCCGATAACTGTAGGCGGGAAATGTGGACTAGGCAAAGAAGTTATAAAGCCAATTAATTACAGACTGCAATTATTAGTTGGTGTCATGCTGTCTGCACAAACAAAAGATGAGGTAACAGCACAGGCAATGTTAAATATTACCAGATATTGTATTGATGAGCTTCATAATCCAGCTGGTATCACTTTAGAAACCTTGTTAGAGATAGATCAAAATGTATTGGATGAATTAATTCATTCTGTTGGATTTCATACAAGGAAGGCAAAGTTTATAAAAGAAACAGCCAAGGAATTACAAGAGAGATTTGACTCTGATATACCGACAGATATAGATGGACTTTTATCCTTACCTGGGGTAGGCCCAAAAATGGGGTATCTTGCTTTGCATAAAGCTTGGGGGAAACTCGATGGTATATGCGTAGATGTTCATGTTCATCGgttatctaaattatttaattgggTTGATCCCAAGAAATCTAAAACTCCAGAACATACTCGCAAAGCTTTGCAAGAATGGTTACCGCGATCGTTATGGTATGAAATTAATACAGTGTTAGTTGGTTTTGGTCAAGTCATATGTATGTCAAAGGGTAGAAGGTGTGATATATGTTTAGCTAATACAGTGTGCAATGCAgttgataaaaaattagttgCTAAAGGATTTAATTCGCGATTGGTCAACGTTGATGAGAGTTTTAAAGCTAAACGAGGTGATTTTTCACAATGGTTGcaatatttacaaaatgaaGCACAAAATTCAACTGATTTAAGGGGAACCTTTAATAATAGGGGGAAAACACAGAATCTACCCGACGATGATTCTGTCGAGCTTCCAATTAAAGTGAAAGAGGAAATAGAACATTCTATTGtaaaagatgaattattttaa
- the TBLA0A04790 gene encoding uncharacterized protein (similar to Saccharomyces cerevisiae YOR012W; ancestral locus Anc_7.105): MSSQQSPLQETSDVVRASRTLERAFAPSKSSDYLFKKFFNVPITEKCSRERIDAMIHYYTAMNHDLGAHITEVNNFDGAAIWTAPGQHLPAKPTNDPQFNDQFFTQTAICKKNVLPEGMDYYYLFMIGKDLSHPEIRGSARAILTDLTRRADEDNCAVILECISDHAKGVYEHFGFKSYLTYYFGVNEVNQDGLPDPKGTGFKADLMFYHKDGSKVLKGETF; encoded by the coding sequence ATGTCGTCTCAACAATCTCCTCTACAAGAAACTTCAGACGTAGTTAGGGCATCTCGTACTCTAGAACGTGCTTTTGCCCCATCAAAATCATCGGATTACCTTTTTAAGAAGTTTTTCAATGTTCCCATCACAGAAAAATGTTCGAGGGAAAGAATTGATGCCATGATCCATTATTATACTGCCATGAACCATGACCTAGGAGCTCATATTACTGAAGTTAACAATTTCGATGGTGCTGCTATTTGGACTGCTCCAGGCCAACATTTACCTGCCAAGCCAACCAATGATCCACAATTTAACGATCAATTCTTCACTCAGACTGCTATATGTAAGAAAAATGTTCTACCAGAAGGTATGGACTATTATTACTTATTCATGATCGGAAAGGATCTAAGTCATCCAGAGATTAGAGGCTCTGCAAGAGCTATCTTAACCGATCTAACAAGACGTGCTGATGAAGACAATTGTGCTGTTATCTTGGAATGTATCTCTGATCATGCCAAAGGTGTGTATGAACATTTCGGATTCAAGAGTTATTTGACATATTATTTCGGCGTCAACGAAGTAAACCAAGATGGGTTACCAGATCCTAAAGGTACTGGTTTCAAAGCAGACTTGATGTTCTACCATAAGGATGGTAGTAAAGTCTTGAAAGGTGAAactttttaa
- the SPO11 gene encoding DNA topoisomerase (ATP-hydrolyzing) (similar to Saccharomyces cerevisiae SPO11 (YHL022C); ancestral locus Anc_7.109), which produces MDWTLDELIEKYPRKHELQSFFKSNTREVLFCQNKEFSEVPNKLLDNIENPLTLAATALQHHHISVMFTFYNNGNKININFPPTGQFWESLTILMNMNRLSVLLSLLRTIYKRLSINRISTIRDVFYDNKEIYRTQRSVENGLEIIQKTFSLPSKDMLNIVAAQKGLCFSPVFIEVSTSGKTEQMNDLSTQLIPYMNSKSSVKLNTAEKIKRIVVLEKEAVFNSLGKYIQERKIQDTIIITGKGYPDTLTRTFLEVLQRSNASYEQISWTILTDADPHGIDIACKYLTSSSSSIDVATQKLSYRGIFITHLIISKFKDTSNSIQFLPLSALDSIVAMNLLAKLVDDSSSKEVIHYSKRNLVRELQVQLFFQKKAEMNGMTPSDIMQL; this is translated from the coding sequence ATGGATTGGACGCTAGATGAACTCATTGAGAAATACCCTAGAAAACACGAATTACAGAGCTTTTTCAAGTCTAATACACGAGAGGTATTGTTTTGTCAAAACAAAGAATTTTCTGAAGTTCCAAATAAGTTGcttgataatattgaaaatccATTGACATTGGCGGCTACAGCACTTCAACATCATCATATATCTGTCATGTTTacattttataataatggtaataagataaatataaatttccCACCGACGGGCCAATTCTGGGAATCCTTGACAATTCtaatgaatatgaatagATTAAGTGTGTTGCTTTCTTTACTTCGAACTATTTATAAGAGATTGTCTATAAATAGAATAAGTACCATTCGAGATGTATTTTACGACAATAAAGAAATCTATAGAACTCAACGATCTGTTGAAAATGGGttagaaataatacaaaaaacATTCAGCCTCCCTTCGAAGGATATGTTAAATATAGTGGCTGCACAAAAGGGACTTTGTTTTAGTCCTGTATTTATTGAAGTATCCACATCAGGAAAAACTGAACAAATGAATGATTTGTCCACACAATTGATACCTTATATGAACAGTAAGAGTAGTGTTAAGCTTAATACAgcagaaaaaataaaaagaattgttgttttagaaaaagaagCAGTATTCAACAGTTTaggaaaatatatacaagAGCGAAAAATTCAAGATACCATCATCATTACCGGTAAAGGGTATCCTGATACTCTAACTAGAACCTTTCTGGAAGTATTACAAAGAAGTAACGCAAGTTATGAGCAAATTTCTTGGACGATATTAACAGATGCAGATCCTCATGGTATCGACATCGCATGCAAGTACCttacttcttcttcttcctcaATCGATGTTGCTACCCAAAAACTATCATATCGCggaatatttattacaCACCTCATCATATCGAAGTTTAAAGATACTTCAAActcaattcaatttttacCACTATCTGCTTTAGATTCTATTGTAGCCATGAATTTGCTAGCAAAACTAGTTGATGATAGTAGTAGTAAAGAAGTTATCCATTATTCTAAAAGAAACTTGGTCAGAGAACTTCAAGTACAATTATTCTTTCAAAAGAAAGCTGAAATGAATGGTATGACTCCTTCTGACATTATGCAATTATGA
- the RPP2A gene encoding ribosomal protein P2 alpha (similar to Saccharomyces cerevisiae RPP2A (YOL039W); ancestral locus Anc_7.96), with protein sequence MKYLAAYLLLNASGATPSADKVQAVLESVGIEVEADKVSSLMTALEGKSVEELVAEGTEKMASVPAAGPAASGSAGAAAGAADAAEEAAAEEAEESDDDMGFGLFD encoded by the coding sequence ATGAAGTACTTGGCCGCTTACCTATTATTGAACGCCTCCGGTGCCACTCCATCCGCCGACAAAGTCCAAGCTGTTTTGGAATCTGTTGGTATCGAAGTTGAAGCCGACAAGGTCTCTTCTTTGATGACTGCTTTGGAAGGTAAGTCTGTCGAAGAATTGGTTGCCGAAGGTACTGAAAAGATGGCTTCTGTTCCAGCTGCTGGTCCAGCCGCCTCTGGTTCTGCTGGTGCCGCTGCTGGTGCTGCTGATGCCGCTGAAGAAGCTGCTGCTGAAGAAGCTGAAGAATCCGACGACGACATGGGTTTCGGTTTATTCGATTAA
- the NOP12 gene encoding rRNA-processing protein NOP12 (similar to Saccharomyces cerevisiae NOP12 (YOL041C); ancestral locus Anc_7.93) has translation MTSGIGNLFGSVDSNKLESNINKLFATSTGPIKVSPKKRTITKASDELTEKKESEEEKKQQDSQEENVSEEKPESDDKQDTEETQVEKTIPKRKKRKVQDENEDLENKYFTKLLNEDSDKKEKETVTEKEKESEKESEKADTTNDKEKVGSSAKKVDLKEDELEKAERTIFIGNLPNSVITSKDIYKEFKKLFMRNPNPEDKQDNKKKNAKEEEKEKENPFAIESIRFRSISFDEALPRKVAFVQQKFHKLRDSVNAYIVYKRRKAVKQIAKHLNGMEFHDRHLRVDSVAHPSVHENKRSIFVGNLDFEEDEENLWKHFLSCGDIEYVRIVRDSKTNLGKGFAYVQFKDLQSVNKALLLADKVMIKKDGKKGRKLRVTRCKNMHKNSHDSNSVTRKFEKNLTDNQRTKVGRVKKILGKADKATLGSQITIEGLRSTKGNSSASHLKQKKQRSKTGRVTKRSMAFKKRQANESK, from the coding sequence atgactTCAGGTATTGGCAACTTATTTGGGTCAGTGGATTCCAATAAATTGGAatcaaatatcaataaattatttgctACTTCTACTGGTCCAATAAAGGTATCTCCAAAAAAGAGAACTATTACTAAAGCATCTGACGAACTAACAGAAAAGAAGGAATCAGAGGAAGAGAAGAAGCAGCAAGATTCTCAAGAAGAGAACGTTTCTGAAGAAAAGCCAGAATCTGATGATAAACAAGACACTGAAGAAACTCAAGTTGAAAAAACAATtccaaaaagaaaaaaaagaaaggttcaagatgaaaatgaagatttagagaacaaatattttacaaaattattaaatgaagattctgataaaaaggaaaaagaaactgtaactgaaaaagaaaaagaatcaGAAAAAGAATCAGAAAAAGCTGATACCAcaaatgataaagaaaaagttGGATCATCTGCCAAAAAAGTGGATTTGaaagaagatgaattagaaaaagcAGAAAGAACTATATTTATTGGTAATTTGCCAAACTCAGTCATCACTTctaaagatatttataaagaattcaaaaaattattcatgaGAAATCCTAACCCAGAAGACAAacaagataataaaaagaaaaatgcaaaagaagaagaaaaagaaaaagaaaatcctTTTGCAATTGAAAGTATCAGATTTAGATCCATTTCTTTTGATGAAGCTTTGCCAAGAAAAGTTGCCTTCGTTCAACAAAAATTCCATAAATTAAGAGATTCAGTAAATGCTTATATCGTATATAAGAGAAGAAAGGCCGTTAAACAAATTGCAAAGCATTTAAATGGTATGGAATTCCATGATCGTCATTTAAGAGTAGATTCAGTAGCTCATCCTTCAGTTcatgaaaataaaagatcCATCTTTGTTGGTAACTTGGATTtcgaagaagatgaagaaaacCTTTGGAAACATTTCTTATCATGTGGTGATATCGAATATGTTCGTATCGTAAGAGATTCAAAGACAAATTTAGGTAAAGGTTTTGCATATGTTCAATTCAAAGATTTACAATCTGTTAACAAAGCTTTATTGTTAGCTGATAAGGTAATGATTAAAAAAGATGGTAAAAAGGGTAGAAAATTACGTGTAACAAGATGTAAAAATATGCATAAGAATTCTCATGATTCTAATTCAGTAACTAGAAAAttcgaaaaaaatttaactgATAATCAAAGAACAAAAGTTGGTAGAGTTAAAAAGATCTTAGGGAAAGCTGATAAAGCCACTTTGGGTTCTCAAATTACAATCGAAGGTTTAAGATCTACCAAGGGTAATTCTTCAGCCTCACATCTAAAGCAAAAAAAGCAAAGATCAAAAACTGGTAGAGTCACCAAACGTTCTATGGCATTTAAAAAACGCCAAGCAAATGAGtccaaataa
- the RTS1 gene encoding protein phosphatase 2A regulatory subunit RTS1 (similar to Saccharomyces cerevisiae RTS1 (YOR014W); ancestral locus Anc_7.106) produces MRGFKQKLIKKTTGSSSSNGKKKDKEKEKEKEASSHGSSKRSTSASSTSSTSSSSSTTSATGTKTTVERTTSKNSTTKTHHKASSQSQSATRRTKQSAPLNLTSKPLDYQQQQQQQQQQQSKLQDQVGKKDDRKHLTVKTNDQVRPHPSLMGAAAQVSAPTSPQNSSPRESNIYNNRNITPGMNGSSDPLQSPTNNGNTTSTSTLGIDIPRSSHSFEKLPTPTKLNPDSDFDIRKTPQRHSSSRFEPSKYTQLTKLPNFDEVPVEDRFNLFLSKVDQSNTMFDFNDPSFDIQGKEIKRITLQELIEFIVTNRFTFSQEMYEHVIFMFKINLFRPIPPPVNPIGELFDPDEDEPVNELAWPHMQLVYEFFLRFIESPDFNHQVAKQYIDQDFVLRLLELFDSEDIRERDCLKTTLHRIYGKFLSLRSFIRRSINNIFLQFIYETERFNGVAELLEILGSIINGFALPLKEEHKIFLVRVLIPLHKVPCLSLYHPQLAYCIVQFLEKEPLLTEEVIMGLLRYWPKVNSTKEIMFLNEIEDIFEVIEPLEFIKVEVPLFVQLSKCIASSHFQVAEKVLSYWNNEYFLNLCIENAEVILPIVFPPLYELTSQLELDNDTDPNMTDPYLLVEQAITSGSWNRAIHAMAFKALKIFLETNPALYENCNSLYLSSIKETEQRKKQREDNWNQLEKYVQGLKIELNSKNASTQTQMNNNPLEKLPEDEVNQANRYNINDRINLTNDQDIDMKENDEV; encoded by the coding sequence ATGCGTGgatttaaacaaaaattaataaagaaaaccACGGgatcatcttcttctaatgggaagaaaaaagataagGAGAAGgaaaaagagaaagaagCCTCATCTCATGGGTCTTCAAAACGATCTACATCAGCTTCCTCCACGTCGTCAACAAGTTCGTCTTCTAGTACAACTTCAGCAACGGGGACTAAAACCACTGTGGAAAGAACTACTTCTAAAAATAGCACAACAAAAACTCATCATAAAGCTTCATCTCAATCTCAATCGGCTACAAGAAGAACAAAGCAATCTGCTCCTCTGAATCTAACGAGTAAACCATTAGAttatcaacaacaacaacaacaacaacaacaacaacaatccAAACTACAAGATCAAGTGGGTAAAAAAGATGATCGTAAACATTTAACAGTAAAGACTAATGATCAAGTGAGACCTCATCCAAGCTTAATGGGGGCTGCTGCTCAAGTTAGTGCACCAACATCTCCTCAGAATAGCTCACCAAGGGAaagtaatatatataacaatAGGAATATAACACCTGGGATGAATGGTAGTAGTGATCCACTTCAATCTCCAACAAATAATGGGAACACAACTTCTACCTCTACGTTAGGTATTGATATTCCAAGATCTTCAcattcttttgaaaaattgcCCACTCCAACAAAATTAAACCCAGACTCAGATTTCGATATAAGGAAAACCCCACAGCGTCATTCTTCGTCAAGGTTTGAACCTTCTAAATATACACAATTAACTAAATTACCTAATTTTGATGAAGTTCCTGTAGAAGATagatttaatttgtttctttCCAAGGTAGATCAAAGTAATACTATGtttgattttaatgatCCAAGTTTCGATATTCAAggtaaagaaataaaaagaataacTTTACAAGAATTGATTGAATTCATAGTAACAAATAGATTTACTTTCAGTCAAGAAATGTACGAGCATGTGATTTTTatgtttaaaattaatttgtttaGACCAATTCCTCCTCCTGTAAATCCGATTggagaattatttgatccAGATGAGGATGAGCCGGTTAATGAATTAGCATGGCCACATATGCAATTGGTTTATGAATTCTTTTTAAGGTTTATCGAAAGTCCGGATTTTAACCATCAAGTAGCAAAACAATATATCGATCAAGATTTTGTCTTACGgctattagaattattcgATAGTGAAGATATACGTGAAAGAGATTGCTTAAAGACAACTTTGCATAGGATCTATGGGAAATTCTTAAGCTTAAGAAGTTTTATACGTCgttcaattaataatatattcttaCAATTCATTTACGAAACAGAAAGATTTAATGGTGTTGCAGAactattagaaatattggGATCCATTATTAACGGGTTTGCGTTACCATTAAAGGAAGAGCATAAGATTTTCTTAGTTCGTGTTCTAATACCTTTACATAAAGTACCATGTCTATCATTATATCATCCTCAACTTGCATATTGTATCGTTcaatttttagaaaaagagCCCTTATTAACAGAAGAAGTAATAATGGGATTGTTACGTTATTGGCCAAAAGTAAATTCCACAAAGGAAATTatgtttttaaatgaaatcgaagatatatttgaagTTATTGAACCTTTAGAATTCATTAAAGTAGAGGTCCCATTATTCGTTCAATTATCTAAGTGTATTGCTTCATCACATTTCCAAGTTGCGGAAAAAGTTTTAAGTTATTggaataatgaatattttttaaatctatGTATTGAAAATGCAGAGGTGATTTTACCAATTGTCTTCCCACCTTTATATGAATTAACATCTCAGttagaattagataatGATACCGATCCAAATATGACAGACCCATATTTATTAGTGGAACAAGCAATTACATCAGGCTCATGGAATAGAGCCATTCATGCTATGGCTTTTAAagctttaaaaatatttctagaAACAAATCCAGCATTATATGAAAATTGTAATTCGTTATATTTATCAAGTATAAAGGAAACAGAACAACGTAAAAAACAGCGTGAAGATAATTGGAatcaattggaaaaatatgTTCAAGGATTAAAGATCGAATTAAACTCAAAAAATGCTTCTACACAAACACAAATGAATAACAATCCTTTGGAAAAATTACCTGAGGATGAAGTTAATCAAGCTAAtagatataatattaatgatagaATCAATCTTACAAATGACCAAGATATAGATATGAAGGAAAACGATGAAGTATGA
- the RPS15 gene encoding 40S ribosomal protein uS19 (similar to Saccharomyces cerevisiae RPS15 (YOL040C); ancestral locus Anc_7.95): protein MSTATQKKRTFRTYSYKGVDLEKLLDMPTEEFVKLASARVRRRYARGLSHKPAGFMKKLRAAKLAAPENEKPAAVRTHLRNMIVVPEMIGSVVGIYNGKVFNQVEIKPEMVGHYLGEFSITYTPVRHGRAGATTSRFIPLK from the coding sequence ATGTCTACTGCTACTCAAAAGAAGAGAACTTTCAGAACCTACTCCTACAAAGGTGttgatttggaaaaattgtTGGACATGCCAACTGAAGAATTCGTCAAATTGGCCTCTGCTAGAGTTAGAAGAAGATATGCTCGTGGTTTGTCCCATAAGCCAGCCGGTTTCATGAAGAAATTGAGAGCTGCTAAGTTGGCTGCTccagaaaatgaaaagcCAGCTGCTGTCAGAACTCATTTAAGAAACATGATTGTTGTTCCAGAAATGATCGGTTCTGTTGTTGGTATTTACAACGGTAAGGTCTTCAACCAAGTTGAAATCAAACCAGAAATGGTCGGTCACTACTTGGGTGAATTCTCTATCACTTACACTCCAGTTAGACACGGTAGAGCTGGTGCCACCACTTCTCGTTTCATTCCTTTGAAATAa
- the TBLA0A04810 gene encoding emp24/gp25L/p24 family protein (similar to Saccharomyces cerevisiae ERP4 (YOR016C) and ERP2 (YAL007C); ancestral locus Anc_7.108) — protein sequence MAILISILFCLMSIISWTLASSKPQAQMAISLPANSRECVYHDLLTEDEALVVGYQVLTGGNFEIDFEVTSPKGVIIVREKQQKYADFLLRSFGLGQYSFCFINNHGGDFKMVEFILELDNLEKQNADDEFIPPEELMAKNSIDEIDRNLNKITKTMNYLRAREWRNMYTVTSTKSSLTWMSLLIVGVMIGISAAQSITIQLLFKNNYKQWV from the coding sequence ATGGCTATTCTAATTTCTATCTTATTCTGTTTGATGTCCATCATCTCGTGGACTTTAGCTTCATCTAAACCACAAGCTCAGATGGCTATTTCACTTCCTGCCAACTCTAGGGAATGTGTTTATCATGATCTTTTAACTGAAGATGAAGCTTTAGTTGTTGGCTACCAAGTTTTAACTGGTGGGAATTTTGAGATCGACTTCGAAGTTACATCTCCAAAAGGTGTTATTATCGTTAGAGAAAAGCAACAGAAATATGCtgattttctattaagaTCTTTCGGTCTGGGTCAATATAGTTTCTgctttattaataatcatGGTGGTGATTTTAAGATGGTTGAATTTATCttagaattagataatttagaaaagcAAAATGCTGACGATGAATTTATTCCACCTGAAGAACTAATGGCTAAAAACTCAATTGATGAAATAGACAGAAACTTAAACAAGATAACAAAGACTATGAATTACTTGAGAGCTAGAGAATGGAGAAACATGTATACAGTTACTTCAACTAAATCCAGTTTAACCTGGATGTCTTTATTGATCGTTGGAGTTATGATTGGGATCAGTGCAGCTCAATCAATTACTatccaattattattcaaaaacaattataagCAATGGGTATAA